The Epilithonimonas zeae genome contains the following window.
TTGAAGTTGCAGCCGAAGCTTTGAGGTTTGCTAAGAGACCGAGAATCCATACAGGAATCGGAACTTCTGATTCACATATCAGATTCAAATTCAATTCGACAAGAGAGCAGGTTTTGGAACGTGCAATTGAAGCTGTAAAATATGCGAAAAATTTTGTTGATGATGTCGAGTTCTATGCAGAAGATGCAGGTAGAACTGATAATGATTTCCTTGCTAAAGTCTGTGAAGAAGTCATTAAAGCCGGAGCAACTGTTCTTAATATTCCCGACACAACTGGTTATTGCTTGCCAGAAGAATACGGCCGAAAAATTAAATACCTGAGAGAAAACGTAAAAGATATCGACAAAGCAATTCTTTCCTGCCACTGTCACAACGATTTGGGAATGGCAACCGCAAATTCAATTTCTGGAATTATCAACGGCGCCAGACAAATCGAATGCACTATCAACGGACTTGGCGAACGTGCAGGAAATACAGCTTTGGAAGAAGTTGTGATGATTATAAAACAACATCCAAATCTTAATTTTCACACCAATATCAATTCCAAAATGTTGAACGAAATGAGTTATCTGGTTTCAGAATTAATGGGAGTGCCGGTTCAGCCAAACAAAGCAATTGTTGGAGCAAACGCATTTGCTCACAGTTCAGGGATTCATCAGGATGGCGTTATTAAAAACAGAGAAACCTACGAAATCATCGACCCGAGAGAAGTTGGAATCAATGAATCTTCCATCGTTTTGACGGCGAGAAGCGGACGTTCGGCTTTGGCTTATCGTTTCAAAAATATCGGTTTTGATGTGACAAAAGTGGAGTTGGACTTTTTGTATCAGGAATTCTTGAAAATTGCGGATACCAAAAAAGAAGTTAATAATGATGATTTAAGCTTTATGATGAAATCATTTAATCAAAAAATTGGATAGAAAATGAGCCAAAGCAAAACATTATTTGATAAAGTTTGGGACGCACACGTTGTAGAAACCGTTCTAGATGGGCCTCAAGTGATTTATATCGACAAACATTTGATTCACGAAGTGACGAGTCCACAGGCTTTTGCGGAATTGGAAGCAAGAGGTTTGGAAGTTTTTCGTCCAAATCAAATTGTGGCAACTGCCGACCACAACGTTCCGACTTTGGGACAGGAATTGCCAATCAGAGACGA
Protein-coding sequences here:
- a CDS encoding 2-isopropylmalate synthase translates to MDSEKIEIFDTTLRDGEQVPGCKLDTKQKLIIAEQLDSLGVDIIEAGFPISSPGDFLSVQEISKIVKNAKVCGLTRANKKDIEVAAEALRFAKRPRIHTGIGTSDSHIRFKFNSTREQVLERAIEAVKYAKNFVDDVEFYAEDAGRTDNDFLAKVCEEVIKAGATVLNIPDTTGYCLPEEYGRKIKYLRENVKDIDKAILSCHCHNDLGMATANSISGIINGARQIECTINGLGERAGNTALEEVVMIIKQHPNLNFHTNINSKMLNEMSYLVSELMGVPVQPNKAIVGANAFAHSSGIHQDGVIKNRETYEIIDPREVGINESSIVLTARSGRSALAYRFKNIGFDVTKVELDFLYQEFLKIADTKKEVNNDDLSFMMKSFNQKIG